The Mercurialis annua linkage group LG2, ddMerAnnu1.2, whole genome shotgun sequence genome contains a region encoding:
- the LOC126668587 gene encoding uncharacterized protein LOC126668587 — MESFPLIWKQVCEELLVMDSSLSSFTMFCFLLWHIWKSRNAAIFRHEVSSEIETVSLATQACQEFTHAQSIQLVPHISLQQRHPTSSPLPPSDYIKINVDAATDQHAKLGTIAAIAKNHLRVVVSQFSALFRSIWDPRILEFLVVREALNWASSQKWQKVIIEGDALRVIQSVNSSDSYLAAAWGVCCDIWHLQGLFHDCIFCYTPRTCNVLAHNLAQNVKRAALLL, encoded by the coding sequence ATGGAATCATTTCCTTTGATATGGAAACAAGTTTGTGAAGAGTTACTGGTTATGGATTCTTCTTTGAGTTCATTCACCATGTTCTGTTTCCTTCTATGGCATATTTGGAAGTCTCGCAATGCTGCAATATTCCGCCATGAGGTAAGTTCTGAAATTGAAACTGTTTCTCTTGCAACACAGGCATGTCAGGAATTTACCCATGCACAATCTATTCAACTAGTCCCACATATTTCACTTCAACAACGTCATCCAACATCCTCACCTTTGCCTCCATCAGATTATATTAAAATCAATGTAGATGCAGCAACAGACCAACATGCTAAACTTGGAACCATTGCTGCTATAGCTAAGAATCACTTGAGAGTGGTAGTAAGTCAATTCTCAGCTCTTTTTCGTTCCATTTGGGATCCTCGTATTCTAGAATTTTTGGTTGTTAGAGAAGCTTTAAACTGGGCCAGCTCTCAGAAGTGGCAGAAGGTTATTATTGAGGGAGATGCACTTCGGGTAATTCAATCTGTCAACTCATCAGACTCATATCTTGCGGCAGCTTGGGGTGTTTGCTGTGATATTTGGCATCTTCAAGGCTTATTTCATGATTGTATCTTCTGTTATACTCCTAGGACATGTAATGTTTTAGCTCATAATTtggctcaaaatgtgaaacgagcTGCTCTTTTACTGTAA
- the LOC126668857 gene encoding CBL-interacting serine/threonine-protein kinase 10 has protein sequence MDYKPSVLTQKYEIGRLLGQGTFAKVYYARSILTNQSVAVKVIDKEKISRVGLVEQIKREISVMRIVRHLNIVQLYEVLATKSKIYFVMEYCKGGELFNKVAKGKLKEDVARKYFQQLINAVDFCHSRGVYHRDIKPENLLLDESENLKISDFGLSALAESKRQDGLLHTTCGTPAYVAPEVINRKGYDGSKADIWSCGVVLYVLLTGYLPFHDSNLMEMYRKIGKAEFKCPNWFPQDVRRLLSKILDPNPNTRISIAKIKESSWFKKGLNSKLKKTETESRDVDNLERSRSGPSEISSLSSVKPPKLNAFDLISLSAGFDLSGLFDENPLVREARFTTVQPASVILSKLEDLAKRLRLKITKKDAGLLKMEGVDEGRKGPLSIDAEIFEVTPNFHLVEVRKCNGDSLEYQKILKEDIQPALNDIVLVWQGDQQHQPDMTILH, from the coding sequence ATGGATTATAAGCCAAGTGTGTTGACTCAAAAGTATGAGATAGGAAGATTGCTTGGCCAAGGCACTTTTGCAAAGGTTTATTATGCTAGGAGTATATTAACGAATCAGAGTGTGGCCGTTAAGGTCATTGACAAAGAGAAGATATCAAGGGTAGGGCTTGTGGAGCAAATCAAGAGAGAAATATCAGTGATGAGGATCGTTAGACACCTAAATATTGTGCAGCTCTATGAAGTCTTGGCCACCAAAAGTAAGATTTACTTTGTAATGGAATATTGTAAGGGCGGCGAACTCTTTAACAAAGTTGCGAAAGGGAAATTGAAGGAGGATGTTGCACGCAAATATTTTCAGCAGTTGATCAATGCAGTTGACTTCTGCCATAGTAGAGGTGTTTATCATCGGGATATAAAGCCGGAAAATCTATTGCTGGATGAGAGTGAGAATCTAAAGATAAGTGATTTTGGGTTGAGTGCTCTTGCTGAATCCAAACGCCAAGATGGGTTACTCCATACAACTTGTGGGACGCCTGCATATGTTGCTCCTGAAGTGATCAATAGAAAGGGGTATGATGGTTCTAAAGCCGATATATGGTCCTGTGGGGTGGTTTTGTATGTGCTGCTAACAGGTTATCTTCCATTTCATGATTCAAATTTGATGGAGATGTACAGGAAAATTGGTAAAGCTGAGTTTAAATGCCCTAATTGGTTCCCACAAGACGTTCGTAGGTTGCTGTCTAAGATACTGGATCCAAACCCCAATACAAGGATTTCCATTGCCAAGATAAAGGAAAGTAGTTGGTTTAAGAAAGGATTGAACTCGAAACTTAAGAAAACAGAAACAGAAAGCAGGGACGTAGATAATTTAGAGAGGAGCCGATCTGGTCCGTCCGAGATTAGCAGTCTGTCATCTGTCAAACCACCCAAATTAAATGCATTTGATTTAATATCTCTCTCGGCTGGGTTTGATCTCTCCGGATTGTTTGATGAAAATCCTCTAGTGAGAGAAGCAAGATTTACTACCGTGCAGCCTGCTTCAGTCATCTTGTCAAAACTGGAAGATTTAGCAAAGCGCCTAAGGCTGAAGATCACGAAGAAGGATGCAGGTTTGTTAAAAATGGAAGGAGTAGATGAAGGTAGAAAAGGGCCGTTGTCCATTGATGCGGAGATCTTTGAAGTGACACCGAATTTTCATTTGGTTGAGGTGAGGAAATGTAATGGAGATTCATTGGAATATCAGAAGATATTGAAAGAGGATATACAGCCGGCTCTCAACGACATTGTTTTGGTTTGGCAGGGTGACCAACAACACCAGCCAGACATGACAATATTACATTAA